A genomic segment from Candidatus Brocadia sinica JPN1 encodes:
- the secA gene encoding preprotein translocase subunit SecA: protein MSFLTKIFGTSNERILKKIKPIIEQINSLEPKMMSLTDAELRQKTDAFKERLSKGETTDNLLPEAFATVREASRRVLIAPNPDSPNRTMRHFDVQLIGGIVLHGGKIAEMATGEGKTLVATLPAYLNALSGKGVHIVTVNDYLAKRDRDWMSPLYEFLGLKTGAIQSNQPYEEKKAAYLCDITYGTNNEFGFDYLRDNMRVRTEEQVQISRGLNYAIVDEVDSILIDEARTPLIISGPAEESTEKYYIADKVARRLKAGKHFEIKEKERMAHLTEEGIEEVEKLLNVDSIYTDRNMEWPHYIEQALRAHHLFKNDRDYIVKSGEVVIVDEFTGRLMEGRVWSDGLHQAVQAKEHQRIKEENQTLATITLQNFFRLYKKLAGMTGTAMTEAAEFDKIYKLEVVAIPTNKPMSRTNFPDRVYRTEKEKFDAIIKEIAEVHKTGRPTLVGTVSIEKSELLSEKLMREGIEHEVLNAKQHEREAHIVAKAGQRGNVTIATNMAGRGTDIVLGEGVASLGGLHIVGTERHEARRIDNQLRGRAGRQGDPGSSRFYVSLQDDLMRIFASERVSSLLKTFGMEEGMAIEHSMVSKSIERAQKKVEEHNFEIRKHLLEYDEVMDQQRKMIYSLRQDVLEGKNIRDYIFQMMEDGIKEVTAFAFGTKSGRDEEEPFDIADWFRQKFGLSIDLNEVEEKTRQNVEVFLIKKAEEAYEAKENAIGKDEMEKIAQILLLEKIDTKWKDHLYAMDHLRSGIGLRGYAQVDPRIEYKREALSMFESMNLSIRDEVTDLIFKLQLGKEAERKDIWHPDHYVHQEVSGLETIQESPVAAAIQGTNANSEEQTERKIEPIKVGIKVGRNQPCPCGSGKKFKQCCGRVS, encoded by the coding sequence ATGAGTTTTCTAACGAAAATATTTGGAACATCAAATGAGAGGATACTTAAGAAGATAAAACCTATTATAGAACAGATCAATTCTCTCGAACCCAAGATGATGTCATTAACAGATGCTGAACTCCGACAGAAAACGGATGCGTTTAAAGAAAGATTATCCAAGGGGGAAACCACAGACAATCTCCTGCCAGAAGCATTCGCCACTGTGAGGGAAGCGAGCCGGAGGGTTCTTATTGCTCCCAACCCTGACAGTCCCAATCGCACTATGCGACACTTTGACGTTCAGCTTATTGGTGGTATTGTTTTGCATGGGGGAAAGATTGCCGAAATGGCAACTGGTGAAGGCAAGACACTGGTTGCTACCCTTCCCGCGTACCTGAATGCACTCTCAGGAAAAGGCGTCCACATTGTTACCGTCAATGATTATCTGGCAAAACGCGACAGGGATTGGATGAGCCCCTTATACGAATTTTTAGGGCTAAAAACTGGTGCCATTCAGTCAAATCAGCCATACGAAGAAAAGAAAGCCGCTTATTTATGCGATATTACCTATGGAACAAACAACGAATTTGGTTTTGATTATCTCCGTGATAACATGAGGGTCAGGACGGAAGAACAGGTGCAGATTAGCCGCGGTCTGAATTATGCCATTGTCGATGAAGTTGATAGTATATTGATCGATGAGGCGCGTACCCCCTTAATTATCTCTGGCCCTGCAGAAGAGTCTACAGAAAAATATTATATAGCAGATAAAGTTGCCAGACGTTTAAAAGCCGGGAAACACTTTGAAATAAAAGAAAAAGAGCGTATGGCTCATCTTACCGAGGAGGGTATTGAAGAAGTAGAGAAACTCCTGAATGTTGACAGTATTTACACCGACAGGAATATGGAGTGGCCTCACTACATAGAGCAGGCGCTTAGGGCCCACCACCTGTTCAAAAACGATCGGGATTATATTGTCAAAAGCGGTGAGGTAGTCATTGTAGATGAATTTACCGGGCGCTTAATGGAAGGTCGTGTATGGAGCGATGGACTTCATCAGGCAGTACAGGCAAAGGAGCATCAACGCATCAAGGAAGAAAACCAGACACTGGCTACGATTACCCTTCAGAATTTTTTTCGATTGTATAAAAAACTTGCCGGGATGACAGGAACGGCAATGACTGAGGCTGCAGAATTCGACAAGATCTACAAACTGGAAGTTGTTGCTATTCCCACAAACAAACCTATGAGTCGTACAAATTTCCCGGATCGGGTTTATCGGACTGAAAAGGAAAAGTTTGATGCCATCATTAAAGAGATTGCAGAGGTACATAAAACAGGCAGGCCAACACTGGTCGGAACAGTTTCCATTGAAAAATCAGAATTGCTGAGTGAGAAACTCATGAGAGAAGGCATTGAACATGAGGTGTTAAATGCCAAGCAACACGAAAGGGAGGCACATATCGTTGCAAAAGCCGGGCAGCGTGGGAATGTGACAATTGCAACGAATATGGCCGGAAGGGGTACAGACATTGTTTTAGGTGAGGGTGTTGCATCTCTTGGAGGCCTTCATATCGTAGGCACCGAAAGGCATGAGGCTCGGCGCATTGACAACCAGCTTCGTGGACGTGCCGGCCGTCAGGGGGACCCCGGTTCATCCCGCTTCTATGTATCGCTTCAAGACGATCTGATGCGTATTTTCGCCTCTGAGCGCGTTAGTTCACTCTTGAAGACCTTTGGGATGGAAGAGGGTATGGCGATTGAGCACTCAATGGTCTCAAAGTCCATTGAGAGGGCACAGAAAAAGGTCGAGGAGCACAATTTTGAAATACGGAAACACCTGCTCGAATATGACGAAGTAATGGACCAGCAGAGAAAAATGATTTATTCTCTGCGGCAGGATGTGCTTGAAGGCAAGAATATCCGCGATTATATTTTCCAAATGATGGAGGATGGTATTAAGGAGGTAACAGCTTTTGCTTTTGGCACAAAGAGCGGAAGAGATGAGGAAGAACCCTTTGATATTGCAGATTGGTTCAGGCAAAAATTCGGCTTGTCTATTGATCTCAACGAGGTTGAGGAAAAGACGCGTCAGAATGTGGAAGTTTTTTTGATAAAGAAAGCTGAAGAGGCATACGAAGCAAAGGAAAACGCCATTGGCAAAGACGAAATGGAAAAAATTGCCCAGATACTCCTGCTGGAAAAAATCGACACAAAATGGAAAGATCACCTCTATGCCATGGACCATCTGAGGTCAGGCATTGGCCTCCGCGGCTATGCACAGGTGGATCCAAGAATAGAATATAAAAGAGAAGCACTGTCTATGTTTGAAAGCATGAATTTATCGATTCGAGACGAAGTAACCGACCTTATATTCAAATTGCAATTAGGCAAAGAGGCGGAGAGAAAAGATATATGGCACCCAGACCACTATGTTCACCAGGAAGTCTCGGGATTGGAAACGATTCAGGAATCGCCAGTTGCTGCTGCCATTCAGGGTACAAATGCGAACTCAGAAGAACAAACCGAGCGAAAGATTGAGCCTATCAAAGTCGGGATTAAGGTAGGCAGAAATCAACCTTGCCCATGCGGTAGTGGCAAAAAGTTCAAGCAGTGTTGTGGCAGGGTAAGTTGA
- a CDS encoding formate--tetrahydrofolate ligase: MALDPTKHADWEIAEDAEARMKTVYQLADGLGLMKEELLPHGHHVAKIDFNKVLNRVGNKLDGKFIDVTAITPTPLGEGKSTTTIGLVQGLGKREKDVIGTIRQPSGGPTMNIKGSAAGGGLSQCIPLTPFSLGLTGDINAIINAHNLAMVALTSRIQHEFNYDDERLKKSNLKRIDIDTDRIEIKWIIDFCAQALRKIIIGIGGRMDGFMMESGFAIAVSSELMAILSVSKDLKDMRERIGKMVVAYDKKGKPVTTSDLEVAGAMTAWMVEAINPNLMQTIEGQPVFVHAGPFANIAIGQSSIIADRIALKLGDYVVTESGFGADIGFEKFWNLKCRYSGHSPNAAVIVTTVRGMKCHGGAPIPVPGRPLDSCYKEENVAWVEKGTENLVHHIETVRKAGINPVVCINHFHTDTKAEINVIRKIADAAGARVAVSYHWLKGGEGALELADAVIDACNHPTNFKFLYELSTPLKTRIEMIAKEVYGADGVDFTQEALTKIKALDNDPDISKMGTCMVKTHLSVTDNPQLKGAPKNWRLRVRDILTFKGAGFVVPMAGDIKLMPGTSSDPAFRRVDVDVNTGKVKGLF; this comes from the coding sequence ATGGCGCTGGATCCCACCAAGCATGCAGATTGGGAAATAGCAGAAGATGCTGAAGCCCGAATGAAAACAGTGTATCAATTAGCTGATGGGTTAGGTCTCATGAAAGAGGAATTACTTCCACATGGACACCATGTAGCAAAAATTGATTTCAATAAGGTGCTGAACCGTGTCGGAAATAAACTCGATGGAAAATTTATTGATGTTACCGCTATCACCCCAACTCCGCTTGGTGAGGGAAAATCTACTACGACCATCGGACTGGTGCAGGGTTTGGGGAAGAGAGAAAAAGATGTAATCGGGACAATTCGCCAGCCATCAGGTGGACCTACAATGAATATAAAGGGTTCTGCTGCTGGTGGCGGACTTTCCCAGTGTATCCCCCTAACCCCGTTTTCTCTTGGATTAACAGGAGATATCAATGCCATTATAAATGCCCATAACCTTGCCATGGTCGCTCTTACATCCAGAATACAACATGAATTCAACTATGACGATGAGAGGCTAAAAAAAAGTAATTTAAAACGGATTGACATCGACACCGACAGGATTGAAATTAAGTGGATCATTGACTTTTGTGCTCAGGCATTGAGAAAAATTATCATCGGTATTGGCGGCAGGATGGATGGCTTCATGATGGAGTCTGGCTTTGCTATAGCAGTGTCCTCTGAGCTTATGGCAATTCTTTCCGTCTCCAAAGATTTAAAAGACATGAGAGAAAGAATCGGCAAGATGGTTGTCGCTTACGACAAAAAAGGCAAACCGGTAACGACGAGCGATCTTGAAGTGGCCGGCGCCATGACCGCATGGATGGTGGAAGCCATCAATCCGAACCTCATGCAGACCATCGAAGGGCAGCCGGTATTCGTTCATGCTGGTCCTTTCGCCAACATTGCCATCGGCCAATCCTCGATTATCGCAGACAGGATCGCCTTAAAATTGGGTGATTATGTGGTAACCGAATCGGGATTTGGGGCAGATATTGGGTTCGAAAAATTCTGGAACTTAAAATGCCGTTACTCCGGGCATAGCCCAAATGCGGCAGTAATTGTCACCACTGTCCGTGGTATGAAATGTCATGGCGGCGCTCCCATCCCCGTACCCGGACGTCCTCTTGACTCGTGCTATAAAGAAGAAAATGTTGCATGGGTGGAAAAAGGTACAGAAAATCTTGTCCACCACATCGAAACGGTAAGGAAAGCAGGAATCAACCCTGTAGTTTGTATCAATCATTTCCATACAGACACAAAAGCTGAAATTAATGTAATTCGCAAAATAGCAGATGCGGCCGGAGCCCGCGTAGCCGTGTCTTATCACTGGCTGAAAGGCGGAGAGGGCGCCCTGGAACTAGCCGATGCCGTGATTGATGCATGCAATCATCCCACTAATTTCAAGTTTCTCTATGAATTAAGTACCCCTTTAAAGACGCGTATTGAAATGATTGCAAAGGAAGTTTATGGCGCCGACGGGGTTGATTTTACCCAGGAGGCATTGACAAAAATCAAGGCATTGGACAACGACCCTGATATCTCAAAAATGGGGACTTGCATGGTGAAAACACACCTGTCTGTCACGGATAACCCGCAATTAAAAGGCGCTCCGAAAAACTGGAGACTCCGCGTGCGTGACATATTGACCTTTAAAGGTGCTGGGTTTGTCGTACCAATGGCAGGAGATATTAAACTCATGCCGGGAACAAGTTCCGATCCCGCATTCCGACGTGTGGATGTTGACGTAAACACAGGAAAAGTAAAGGGACTTTTCTAA
- a CDS encoding porin, with translation MKNVKNWGLAGILCCALTGFASSTFAEEVAPLAMASSEEGKLASFFKGVEISGFIDTYYSYNFSKPDDQRGSAGGFARDGAQGDWIDVRAFDRENNSFTLDNIEISVFKPSTEKDPIGFGFTTNYGEIAQRLTFLPSDGRVDDDDFTVSQGFVTYKAPVGKGIDFKFGKFATWIGAELWESVDNPNFSRSLLYQNAIPFTNTGLAVSYPVLDSLTVTGYLVNGWDTFVDNNDSKTFGYQFNWKISDNTNFIVNGSHGAEQDEDIAPDADGNIRHFWDLILALKPFEKTAFNLNFDFGTEEGAAGSAGGFLPGEGNGKWWGFSGIINQDITDYFGLALRGEYFDDHDGARIGVAALHLWEVTVTANFKIRENLLVRPEVRYDEASEDIFNGHNDELTTAIDLAYLF, from the coding sequence ATGAAGAATGTAAAAAATTGGGGATTGGCTGGCATATTGTGCTGTGCGCTGACAGGTTTCGCTTCATCGACTTTTGCGGAAGAAGTGGCGCCTTTAGCGATGGCTTCCTCGGAAGAGGGCAAGTTAGCCAGCTTTTTCAAAGGCGTAGAAATAAGTGGTTTTATTGATACGTATTATAGTTATAATTTCTCAAAACCGGATGATCAGCGGGGTTCTGCCGGTGGTTTTGCCCGCGACGGGGCACAGGGGGACTGGATAGATGTCAGGGCATTCGATAGAGAAAACAATTCCTTTACCCTGGACAATATTGAAATCTCCGTTTTCAAGCCATCCACAGAAAAAGACCCCATCGGCTTTGGGTTTACCACAAATTATGGTGAAATTGCACAAAGGTTGACATTCCTACCGAGCGATGGCAGGGTTGATGACGATGATTTTACTGTAAGTCAGGGTTTTGTGACGTACAAGGCGCCTGTGGGAAAGGGCATTGATTTTAAATTCGGTAAATTCGCCACCTGGATCGGGGCAGAACTCTGGGAAAGCGTTGATAACCCAAACTTTTCCCGTTCACTCCTGTATCAGAATGCAATCCCGTTTACCAATACGGGCTTGGCCGTAAGCTATCCTGTATTGGATAGCTTAACCGTGACAGGTTATCTTGTGAATGGCTGGGATACCTTTGTCGACAATAATGATAGCAAAACCTTCGGGTATCAGTTCAACTGGAAAATAAGTGATAATACAAACTTTATCGTTAATGGTAGCCACGGAGCCGAACAAGATGAAGACATTGCGCCAGACGCCGATGGAAATATAAGGCATTTCTGGGATTTGATTCTGGCATTAAAACCTTTTGAAAAGACGGCTTTTAACCTTAATTTTGATTTTGGTACAGAAGAAGGTGCCGCAGGGTCGGCTGGCGGTTTCTTGCCAGGAGAAGGCAATGGTAAATGGTGGGGTTTCTCTGGTATTATTAATCAGGATATTACCGACTACTTTGGCTTAGCGCTAAGAGGTGAGTATTTTGATGACCATGATGGAGCCAGGATAGGAGTTGCTGCTCTTCATCTCTGGGAAGTTACCGTTACAGCCAACTTTAAGATCAGGGAGAATTTACTTGTCAGGCCCGAAGTTCGTTATGACGAAGCCAGCGAAGATATATTTAACGGTCATAACGATGAGCTTACAACCGCAATTGATCTTGCCTATTTGTTCTAA
- a CDS encoding 3-deoxy-D-manno-octulosonic acid transferase, giving the protein MKFITSKRYRSGLPQRLGWIETRERKKPCVWIHCASVGEVLTAKALVKSIEKEFNYLDIVVTTNTNTGLSVAKQCFHDKKTFYFPLDLSWVTEKVLSTIQPICVILIELEIWPNFLIATAKRHIPVVLLNARISEKSFKWYRMVRKLSKGFFESLATRDNAFCARTEADATRLMNLGISEIQILITGNMKFDNMVTDVPEDTKKRLMCLLEIDKDDKVVVCGSTHGGEERVILKIFKHLCTKIKKLRLILVPRHIERADTIGKLIESMGLRWIKKTALDKGNKIGESRYETVILVDTVGELLATYSIADCVFVGKSLVPLGGQNMMEPAGLAKPVIVGPHTFNFLEAVQLLREADAIKVVQDEPSLLKEMMYLLEHPDEAQEIGKRAQSVVIKQRGATDRNLKVLRKILLKERTVSV; this is encoded by the coding sequence TTGAAATTCATAACCAGCAAGCGCTATCGTTCCGGTTTGCCTCAACGTTTGGGGTGGATTGAAACGAGGGAAAGAAAAAAACCATGCGTATGGATTCATTGCGCTTCCGTTGGAGAGGTTTTAACAGCAAAAGCACTTGTAAAATCTATCGAAAAAGAGTTTAATTATTTAGATATCGTTGTCACTACCAATACCAATACGGGTTTGTCTGTTGCGAAACAATGCTTTCATGACAAAAAGACTTTTTATTTCCCTCTCGATTTGAGTTGGGTGACTGAGAAGGTACTGAGTACCATACAACCCATTTGCGTGATATTGATCGAATTGGAAATATGGCCTAATTTTTTAATAGCAACGGCAAAAAGGCATATTCCAGTTGTTTTACTGAATGCCAGAATATCAGAAAAATCGTTCAAATGGTATCGTATGGTCAGGAAACTATCAAAGGGATTCTTTGAAAGTTTAGCCACGAGGGACAATGCCTTTTGTGCAAGGACCGAGGCCGATGCAACTCGTCTTATGAATTTAGGCATATCCGAGATACAAATCCTTATTACAGGCAATATGAAATTTGATAATATGGTAACTGACGTCCCGGAAGACACGAAAAAACGGTTAATGTGCCTTTTGGAAATTGACAAAGACGATAAGGTCGTTGTTTGTGGCAGTACTCATGGGGGGGAAGAGCGCGTTATTTTAAAAATCTTTAAACACCTTTGCACAAAAATTAAAAAACTAAGACTGATTTTGGTTCCACGACATATCGAACGGGCCGACACTATAGGCAAGCTTATCGAGTCCATGGGGCTTAGATGGATAAAGAAGACCGCACTCGACAAAGGAAATAAAATAGGCGAATCTAGATATGAAACAGTTATTCTTGTTGATACCGTCGGGGAATTACTTGCAACATATAGCATTGCCGATTGTGTTTTTGTCGGGAAAAGTCTTGTGCCGCTTGGTGGACAAAACATGATGGAACCAGCAGGACTTGCCAAGCCAGTTATTGTTGGTCCGCATACGTTTAATTTTCTTGAGGCGGTTCAGTTATTAAGAGAAGCTGATGCCATAAAGGTTGTTCAGGATGAACCGTCACTATTAAAAGAAATGATGTATTTATTGGAGCATCCGGACGAAGCACAGGAAATAGGTAAGAGGGCACAATCGGTTGTAATAAAACAACGGGGTGCTACCGATCGTAATTTAAAAGTGTTAAGGAAAATTTTATTGAAGGAGAGGACAGTATCAGTATGA